The following are encoded in a window of Kitasatospora sp. NBC_01250 genomic DNA:
- a CDS encoding asparagine synthase-related protein, with the protein MSHARPPAGRLPVPRREPSTAAAPVLVQEALAALAAVRPLAATPLWTGPDPLWAVGDWRPEEIRQVVVHPGRARPTVTTGPHATDLGQDTEGVTRLLVLGHCGAADEELAAGLAVARGGAVRHLTNWPGSYTVVLRIGTRSTLLLTDLAGLRPVFHTPWCGGTAYATAALPLADLVGAPVDTGHLAATLACPESPEAVGNGTPYQGVRRVPPGHTLAIRSGRPHLTRYDDGGATDSAAPGGTGEAAAVRELTRSLLEAVRFRIRSAPSVPGPGPRRPRIGADLSYGTASTALAVLAAAVPIGPGPAAAAPSLPDVDAVVDADGPPAASHRRTGATKGSWARPAPSAEPPVGAAEPEQLAAVTVCEPSRTAPEAPREVGRPRLRHTVLDAGPDTLPYADLAADSSAGALADPLAAALAGPLTDEPGRALVIAHGTAARLSAGGADHLTGHGARQVLDGHPARLADLIRHGRPRELLPPVAVLAGVDRALAGTLTGALRTPVTVLRAARRLARGGYAEALEDAAVQLTARRGPIRPSSRPGARFTAGASSVADLTWCVPGPAARWLSDDALSEVALRLRLAARGPVPEEPPGLRRATLALHHHARGYRTLVHAAEQHGQRLHAPFFDNRVIRAARLLPADLRLQPGARHALLRAVLAGAGRADLPVDWGRAPRPDRAEAARAGLRRAADPLAELFREPLLAEAGLIDLPAVRSALRQAADPYADLPPGALDGLADLVAVELWLRRFEARSHGSCWTGLPLPQRRALAVAQFP; encoded by the coding sequence GTGTCCCACGCCAGGCCGCCGGCCGGCCGGCTGCCCGTGCCGCGCCGGGAGCCGAGCACCGCGGCCGCCCCCGTCCTGGTCCAGGAGGCGCTGGCGGCGCTGGCCGCCGTGCGCCCGCTGGCGGCCACCCCGCTGTGGACCGGGCCCGACCCGCTCTGGGCGGTCGGCGACTGGCGCCCGGAGGAGATCCGCCAGGTCGTCGTCCACCCCGGCCGTGCCCGCCCCACCGTCACCACCGGGCCGCACGCGACCGATCTCGGCCAGGACACCGAGGGCGTCACCCGCCTGCTGGTGCTCGGCCACTGCGGCGCCGCGGACGAGGAGCTCGCCGCGGGCCTGGCCGTCGCCCGCGGCGGCGCGGTGCGGCACCTGACCAACTGGCCCGGCAGCTACACCGTGGTGCTGCGGATCGGCACCCGCAGCACCCTGCTGCTCACCGACCTGGCCGGGCTGCGGCCGGTCTTCCACACCCCGTGGTGCGGCGGCACCGCCTACGCCACCGCCGCCCTGCCGCTCGCCGACCTGGTAGGCGCGCCGGTCGACACCGGCCACCTGGCGGCGACCCTCGCCTGCCCGGAGTCCCCGGAGGCGGTCGGCAACGGCACGCCGTACCAGGGCGTGCGACGGGTCCCGCCGGGCCACACCCTGGCGATCCGCAGCGGGCGGCCCCACCTGACGCGGTACGACGACGGAGGTGCCACCGACAGCGCGGCGCCGGGCGGCACCGGCGAGGCGGCCGCGGTACGGGAGTTGACCCGCAGCCTGCTGGAGGCCGTCCGGTTCCGGATCCGCAGCGCGCCCAGCGTCCCCGGCCCCGGGCCGCGGCGGCCCCGGATCGGCGCCGACCTCTCCTACGGCACGGCCTCCACCGCGCTGGCCGTGCTCGCCGCGGCCGTCCCGATCGGTCCGGGCCCGGCCGCCGCGGCGCCCTCGCTGCCGGACGTCGACGCGGTGGTGGACGCGGACGGGCCGCCCGCCGCTTCGCACCGGCGCACCGGCGCCACCAAGGGCTCGTGGGCCCGCCCCGCGCCGTCGGCCGAGCCCCCGGTGGGCGCCGCGGAGCCCGAGCAGCTCGCTGCCGTCACCGTCTGCGAGCCCTCCCGCACCGCCCCCGAGGCGCCGCGCGAGGTGGGCCGCCCCCGGCTGCGGCACACCGTGCTGGACGCCGGCCCCGACACCCTCCCCTACGCCGACCTGGCCGCCGACTCGTCGGCCGGAGCCCTGGCCGACCCGCTGGCCGCCGCCCTGGCCGGGCCGCTCACCGACGAGCCGGGCCGGGCCCTGGTGATCGCGCACGGCACCGCCGCCCGGCTCAGCGCGGGCGGCGCCGACCACCTCACCGGGCACGGCGCCCGCCAGGTGCTGGACGGGCACCCGGCCCGGCTCGCCGACCTGATCCGGCACGGGCGCCCGCGCGAACTGCTGCCCCCGGTCGCGGTGTTGGCCGGAGTGGACCGCGCGTTGGCGGGCACCCTGACCGGCGCCCTGCGCACCCCGGTCACCGTGCTGCGCGCGGCCCGCCGGCTGGCCCGGGGCGGCTACGCCGAGGCGCTGGAGGACGCGGCCGTGCAGCTCACGGCCCGCCGTGGCCCGATCAGGCCGAGTTCGCGGCCCGGCGCACGGTTCACCGCGGGTGCCTCCTCGGTGGCCGACCTGACCTGGTGCGTGCCCGGACCGGCCGCGCGCTGGCTCTCCGACGACGCACTCTCCGAGGTCGCCCTGCGCCTGCGCCTGGCGGCCCGCGGCCCCGTACCCGAGGAGCCGCCGGGCCTGCGGCGCGCCACCCTGGCGCTGCATCACCACGCACGCGGCTACCGGACCTTGGTGCACGCCGCCGAGCAGCACGGCCAGCGGCTGCACGCGCCGTTCTTCGACAACCGGGTGATCCGCGCGGCCCGCCTGCTCCCCGCCGACCTGCGGCTGCAGCCCGGCGCCCGGCACGCCCTGCTGCGCGCGGTGCTGGCCGGCGCGGGCCGCGCCGACCTGCCCGTGGACTGGGGCCGCGCCCCGCGCCCCGACCGGGCCGAAGCCGCCCGCGCCGGCCTGCGCCGGGCCGCCGACCCGCTGGCCGAGCTGTTCCGCGAACCGCTGCTCGCCGAGGCCGGGTTGATCGACCTGCCCGCCGTCCGCAGTGCCCTGCGCCAGGCCGCCGACCCGTATGCGGACCTGCCGCCCGGCGCCCTGGACGGCCTGGCCGACCTGGTCGCCGTCGAGCTGTGGCTGCGCCGCTTCGAGGCCCGCAGCCACGGCTCCTGCTGGACCGGCCTGCCCCTGCCGCAGCGCCGCGCCCTGGCGGTCGCGCAGTTCCCGTGA
- a CDS encoding DUF6585 family protein: MGRNLEGDGMTADVDALTEQAGLGGLRRTFRPARPRLWSERTNGERVLVVFAVVAAFGVLGTILFMIISAVPLFGLFMTVTAGGLFAASSIRYTLQQRADKGREIRIHDSGVAVVGTGGATVDAYRWESMSVLQDITEYHRGGAHMRTTHVYTFAGPGVGSSRVKGGTVGAFENPGTWGGEIQQQVTAAQLPLALAAVQAGQTLQFGPYTVSAERLTAGSKAVGWSEVQAISTEKGHLTVKRQGRWLNMTATPVRRIPNFFVFRTLADRLVESAAGRPG, encoded by the coding sequence ATGGGACGGAACCTCGAGGGGGACGGCATGACGGCGGACGTGGACGCGCTCACCGAGCAGGCGGGGCTGGGCGGCTTACGGCGGACGTTCCGCCCGGCGCGCCCGCGGCTCTGGAGCGAGCGGACGAACGGTGAGCGCGTGCTCGTCGTGTTCGCGGTGGTCGCCGCCTTCGGCGTCCTGGGCACGATCCTCTTCATGATCATCTCCGCGGTCCCGCTGTTCGGCCTGTTCATGACCGTGACCGCGGGCGGCCTCTTCGCAGCGAGCTCCATCCGGTACACGCTCCAGCAGCGGGCCGACAAGGGGCGTGAGATCCGCATCCACGACAGCGGAGTGGCCGTGGTCGGCACCGGCGGCGCGACCGTCGACGCCTACCGCTGGGAGTCCATGTCCGTCCTGCAGGACATCACCGAGTACCACCGCGGCGGCGCGCACATGCGCACCACCCACGTCTACACGTTCGCCGGGCCGGGCGTCGGGAGCAGCCGGGTCAAGGGCGGTACGGTCGGCGCCTTCGAGAATCCGGGGACCTGGGGCGGGGAGATCCAGCAGCAGGTGACCGCGGCGCAGCTGCCGCTCGCCCTGGCCGCCGTGCAGGCCGGGCAGACTTTGCAGTTCGGCCCCTACACGGTGAGCGCCGAGCGCCTGACCGCGGGTTCGAAGGCGGTCGGCTGGTCGGAGGTCCAGGCGATCAGCACCGAGAAGGGCCACCTCACGGTGAAGCGGCAGGGCCGCTGGCTGAACATGACCGCCACGCCGGTCCGCCGGATCCCCAACTTCTTCGTCTTCCGCACCCTGGCCGACCGGCTGGTGGAGTCCGCGGCCGGTCGGCCAGGCTGA
- a CDS encoding MFS transporter has protein sequence MSISPRGPNERLGSLLTQAQISNAGLARRVNDLGAQRGLTLRYDKTSVARWVTKGMVPQGPVPHLIATAIGGKLGRPVPLEEIGLGDTDPTPELGLAFPREVSEAVRSATDLWRVDLELRRGPGGGRWSEGLAGTFSVAAYATPVSRWLITPADGSVARGVESGAAERGAEREAESGQACEAGTAGGRPAPAQAQAQAAEKVPGPRTDRTADRTTYRVGQSDAAKLREAAQEARRWDSKYGGGDWRSSMVPECLRVEAAPLLLASYSDAVGRALFGATAELTRLAGWMAFDTGQHEAAQRYYIQALRLARAAADVPLGGYVLASMSLQACYRGFAEEAVDLAQAALERNRGLATARTMSFFHLVEARAQARAANAAACSAALTAAESALERARAGDPDPAWIDFYAYDRLAADAAECFRDLGVPAKVRQFTREALARPTEGFVRSHGLRLVVSAMAEAEAGNLDAAVEAGERAVEVAGRISSQRSREYVLEMIRHLEPFQGERRVRELTERARLVLTAPA, from the coding sequence ATGAGCATCAGTCCACGGGGACCGAACGAGCGCCTCGGCTCCCTGCTGACCCAGGCCCAGATCAGCAATGCCGGCCTGGCCCGGCGGGTCAACGACCTCGGCGCCCAGCGCGGCCTGACGCTGCGCTACGACAAGACCTCGGTGGCCCGCTGGGTGACCAAGGGGATGGTCCCGCAGGGTCCCGTCCCGCACCTGATCGCCACCGCGATCGGCGGCAAGCTGGGCCGCCCGGTGCCGCTGGAGGAGATCGGGCTCGGCGACACCGACCCGACCCCCGAACTCGGCCTGGCCTTCCCCCGCGAGGTGTCGGAGGCGGTGCGCTCGGCCACCGACCTGTGGCGGGTCGACCTGGAGCTGCGGCGCGGCCCCGGCGGCGGGCGGTGGAGCGAGGGGCTGGCCGGCACCTTCTCGGTCGCGGCGTACGCGACCCCCGTCTCGCGCTGGCTGATCACCCCGGCGGACGGCTCGGTGGCGCGCGGCGTGGAGAGCGGCGCCGCCGAGCGGGGCGCGGAGCGGGAGGCGGAGAGCGGGCAGGCGTGCGAGGCCGGCACGGCCGGCGGGCGACCGGCCCCGGCCCAGGCCCAGGCCCAGGCCGCCGAGAAGGTGCCCGGGCCCCGCACCGACCGCACGGCCGACCGCACCACCTACCGGGTCGGCCAGTCGGACGCCGCCAAGCTGCGCGAGGCCGCCCAGGAGGCCCGCCGCTGGGACTCCAAGTACGGCGGCGGCGACTGGCGTTCGTCCATGGTCCCGGAGTGCCTGCGGGTGGAGGCCGCCCCGCTGCTGCTCGCCTCCTACAGCGACGCGGTCGGCCGCGCGCTGTTCGGCGCGACCGCCGAACTCACCAGGCTGGCGGGCTGGATGGCGTTCGACACCGGCCAGCACGAGGCGGCCCAGCGCTACTACATCCAGGCGCTGCGGCTGGCCCGGGCCGCCGCCGACGTGCCGCTCGGCGGCTACGTGCTCGCCTCGATGAGCCTGCAGGCCTGCTATCGCGGCTTCGCCGAGGAGGCGGTCGACCTCGCGCAGGCCGCGCTGGAGCGCAACCGGGGCCTGGCCACCGCCCGGACGATGAGCTTCTTCCACCTGGTGGAGGCCCGTGCCCAGGCCCGAGCGGCCAACGCGGCGGCGTGCTCGGCGGCGCTCACGGCAGCCGAGAGCGCTCTCGAACGTGCGCGCGCCGGGGATCCCGATCCGGCGTGGATCGACTTCTACGCCTACGACCGGCTGGCCGCCGACGCCGCCGAGTGCTTCCGCGACCTCGGCGTGCCCGCCAAGGTCCGCCAGTTCACCCGGGAGGCGCTGGCCCGCCCGACCGAGGGCTTCGTCCGCTCGCACGGCCTTCGCCTGGTCGTCTCCGCGATGGCCGAGGCCGAGGCCGGCAACCTGGACGCCGCCGTGGAGGCCGGCGAGCGCGCGGTGGAGGTGGCGGGCCGGATCTCCTCCCAGCGCAGCCGGGAGTACGTGCTGGAGATGATCCGCCACCTGGAGCCGTTCCAGGGCGAGCGCCGGGTGCGCGAGTTGACCGAGCGCGCCCGCCTGGTCCTGACGGCACCGGCCTAG
- a CDS encoding TetR/AcrR family transcriptional regulator C-terminal domain-containing protein produces the protein MSEKSKAAPKSAPAVKITAAKITAEAIARAALEQLNESGLDGLTMRQVAQRLGVQVATLYWHLKNKRQLLDAMATVMMADASEGLEGPRREESWADWAADWARRLRVTMLRYRDGGRVFAGTATAGADQYRGTELMLRTLQDGGFAVRDAARSFPVILHFTVGFTIEEQARTGADYADEDNPYRANRIFRDLDATRFPLTAEAHRDLFEEDTDAGFEHGLRIVIAGMSALHLGR, from the coding sequence GTGTCAGAAAAGTCGAAGGCGGCGCCGAAGAGCGCCCCCGCCGTGAAGATCACCGCAGCGAAGATCACCGCCGAGGCCATCGCCCGCGCCGCGCTGGAGCAGCTCAACGAGTCCGGGCTGGACGGGCTGACCATGCGCCAGGTGGCCCAGCGCCTCGGTGTCCAGGTCGCCACCCTCTACTGGCACCTGAAGAACAAGCGCCAACTCCTCGACGCCATGGCCACCGTGATGATGGCCGACGCCTCCGAGGGCCTCGAAGGCCCACGGCGCGAGGAGAGCTGGGCCGACTGGGCGGCCGACTGGGCGCGGCGGCTGCGCGTCACGATGCTGCGCTACCGCGACGGCGGCCGGGTCTTCGCTGGCACCGCCACCGCCGGAGCGGACCAGTACCGCGGCACGGAGCTGATGCTGCGCACCCTGCAGGACGGCGGCTTCGCCGTGCGGGACGCGGCCCGCAGCTTCCCGGTGATCCTGCACTTCACGGTCGGCTTCACCATCGAGGAGCAGGCCCGCACGGGCGCCGACTACGCCGACGAGGACAACCCCTACCGCGCCAACCGCATCTTCCGGGACCTCGACGCCACCCGGTTCCCGCTCACCGCCGAGGCGCACCGCGACCTCTTCGAGGAGGACACCGACGCCGGCTTCGAGCACGGCCTGCGCATCGTCATCGCCGGTATGAGCGCGCTGCACCTGGGACGGTAA
- a CDS encoding FAD-dependent monooxygenase, producing the protein MATVMIAGAGPTGLMLACELRLAGIDVVLVDRLPGRSGQSRAGGMHARTMEVMDQRGLLDGFLTGGVPMQIGHFSGLELDFSGLATRYPHMLRILQSDVEVLLEEHLAKLGTQVRWSAGVTGIRQGEHGVTVELGGDSGDGEELVVDYLVGCDGGRSTVRKLLGIGFPGTEPTLSSILGDVELTDPPAAPIVEERRPNGRLSVFAFGENWWRVTTTEYDAGVARDTPVDVEDLRATLIRVAGTDFGMHSPRWVSRFNDSTRQADRYRQGRVLLAGDAAHIHFPAGGQGMNLGIQDAVNLGWKLALVARGQAPAHLLDSYQAERHPVAARVLANTRAQTALGRPDTHTSALREVFETLMAQDTAGPQYLAAMVSALDIRYPLGDGHPLTGRRVPDFDLTTGSGSGSGGRSRVFELLHGGRGVLLDLAGHAGTAAVLSGWAGRVDLVTARRAEPTVAVPGLGRCVLPRVLLIRPDGHVAWCGPTEPAGDGVGVDLGALHAALTDTFGPAEPPHAPAAKAT; encoded by the coding sequence ATGGCAACAGTGATGATCGCGGGCGCGGGGCCGACCGGGCTGATGCTCGCCTGCGAGCTGCGGCTGGCAGGCATCGACGTGGTGCTGGTGGACAGGCTGCCGGGCCGCAGCGGGCAGTCCAGGGCCGGGGGCATGCACGCCCGCACGATGGAGGTGATGGACCAGCGCGGGCTGCTGGACGGCTTCCTCACGGGCGGCGTACCGATGCAGATCGGGCACTTCTCCGGCCTGGAGCTGGATTTCAGCGGGCTCGCCACCCGCTACCCCCACATGCTGCGCATCCTGCAGTCGGACGTGGAGGTGCTGCTGGAGGAGCACCTGGCCAAGCTCGGCACCCAGGTGCGCTGGTCGGCGGGGGTGACCGGCATCCGGCAGGGCGAGCACGGGGTCACCGTGGAGCTGGGCGGCGACTCGGGCGACGGTGAAGAGCTGGTCGTGGACTACCTGGTGGGCTGCGACGGCGGGCGCAGCACCGTGCGCAAGCTGCTCGGGATCGGGTTCCCCGGCACGGAGCCCACCCTCAGCTCGATCCTCGGCGATGTCGAGCTCACCGATCCGCCGGCCGCGCCGATCGTCGAAGAGCGGCGCCCGAACGGGCGGCTCAGCGTCTTCGCCTTCGGGGAGAACTGGTGGCGGGTGACGACCACCGAGTACGACGCCGGCGTCGCACGCGACACCCCGGTCGACGTCGAGGACTTGCGGGCGACCCTGATCCGGGTCGCCGGCACCGACTTCGGGATGCACAGCCCGCGGTGGGTCTCCCGGTTCAACGACAGCACACGCCAGGCAGATCGGTACCGGCAGGGCCGGGTGCTGCTGGCCGGCGACGCCGCGCACATCCACTTCCCCGCGGGCGGCCAGGGCATGAACCTCGGCATCCAGGACGCGGTCAACCTCGGCTGGAAGCTCGCCCTGGTCGCCCGTGGCCAGGCTCCCGCCCACCTGTTGGACAGCTACCAGGCCGAGCGGCACCCGGTCGCGGCCCGCGTGCTCGCCAACACCCGGGCGCAGACGGCGCTGGGCCGGCCCGACACCCACACCAGCGCGCTGCGGGAGGTGTTCGAGACGCTGATGGCCCAGGACACGGCCGGCCCGCAGTACCTGGCCGCCATGGTCAGCGCGCTCGACATCCGCTACCCGCTCGGTGACGGCCACCCGCTGACCGGGCGTCGGGTGCCCGATTTCGACCTGACGACGGGCTCGGGCTCGGGCTCGGGCGGGCGAAGCCGGGTCTTCGAACTGCTGCACGGTGGCCGAGGGGTGCTGCTGGATCTCGCCGGTCACGCCGGGACGGCCGCGGTGCTGAGCGGCTGGGCCGGGCGGGTCGACCTGGTCACCGCGAGGCGCGCCGAGCCGACGGTGGCGGTGCCCGGCCTCGGGCGCTGCGTGCTGCCCCGGGTGCTGCTGATACGCCCGGACGGGCACGTGGCCTGGTGCGGGCCGACCGAGCCGGCGGGCGACGGGGTCGGCGTCGACCTCGGGGCGCTGCACGCCGCGCTCACCGACACCTTCGGCCCGGCCGAGCCACCCCACGCGCCTGCAGCGAAGGCTACCTGA
- a CDS encoding DUF2785 domain-containing protein, which translates to MTDLQKLLAQDSVEPTPELVAELSAALRSPDPQVRDAQAYELLDYCIPLMEPELRDWLGQQMAARFTDPQIQARTFAPLILAVLVHHGAYRPAWQAAFARWYPAETDLRGHHPELGWLHAVAHGADLLGALGRCPQADPAPLLELARERLLAPTGHLFDAMEDDRLGRAVALVLTRTELTEQQSVDWLAPIAADFRAGEPGPVPAHASNTMRTLRVLYLLADRGVRAPRQEDGPALALAHAGAVREAVAATLAVCSPYAG; encoded by the coding sequence ATGACCGACCTGCAGAAGCTGCTCGCCCAGGACTCCGTCGAACCGACCCCCGAGCTGGTCGCCGAGCTGAGCGCGGCGCTGCGCTCGCCGGATCCGCAGGTCCGCGACGCCCAGGCGTACGAGCTGCTCGACTACTGCATCCCGCTCATGGAGCCGGAGCTGCGCGACTGGCTCGGCCAGCAGATGGCCGCCCGGTTCACCGACCCGCAGATCCAGGCCCGCACCTTCGCACCGCTGATCCTGGCCGTCCTGGTCCACCACGGCGCCTACCGGCCCGCGTGGCAGGCCGCCTTCGCCCGCTGGTACCCGGCCGAGACCGATCTGCGCGGCCACCACCCCGAGCTGGGCTGGCTGCACGCGGTCGCCCACGGCGCCGACCTGCTGGGCGCGCTCGGCCGTTGCCCGCAGGCCGACCCGGCCCCGCTGCTGGAGCTGGCCCGGGAGCGGCTGCTGGCCCCGACCGGGCACCTCTTCGACGCGATGGAGGACGACCGGCTCGGCCGTGCCGTCGCCCTGGTGCTGACCCGCACCGAGCTCACCGAGCAGCAGTCGGTGGACTGGCTGGCGCCGATCGCCGCCGATTTCCGGGCCGGCGAGCCGGGGCCGGTCCCCGCGCACGCCTCGAACACCATGCGCACGCTGCGGGTGCTCTACCTGCTGGCCGACCGCGGGGTGCGGGCGCCCCGGCAGGAGGACGGGCCGGCGCTGGCCCTCGCCCATGCCGGGGCGGTCCGCGAGGCCGTCGCGGCCACCCTCGCGGTCTGCTCGCCCTACGCGGGCTGA
- a CDS encoding alpha/beta fold hydrolase has protein sequence MSYAKVNGIELFYERTGTGDPIVFLHGFGTSGRVWGAQVADLAADHEVITVDWRGAGRSDHPATGNTIADNVADILALITELGLDRPVVVGSSMGATFALEAALAAPELVRGAVSVNGPGYWPGQGMTELLDQLIGNLVTDRAGTLAGWVPSWFGPVAGPALIDWTVRQTLDSGVFIDALLLEAAAYDPREDLPRLAVPAVFVHGVLDSEIPLAVSENLAALAPLGSVQAIEGAGHLPHQELPLEFNLVLRAALERIEAEQGALAVAAR, from the coding sequence ATGTCGTACGCCAAGGTCAACGGGATCGAGCTCTTCTACGAGCGGACCGGCACCGGCGACCCGATCGTGTTCCTGCACGGGTTCGGCACCAGCGGCCGGGTCTGGGGCGCGCAGGTCGCCGACCTGGCCGCCGACCACGAGGTGATCACCGTCGACTGGCGCGGCGCCGGGCGCTCGGACCACCCGGCGACCGGCAACACCATCGCGGACAACGTCGCCGACATCCTCGCCCTGATCACCGAGCTGGGCCTGGACCGCCCGGTCGTGGTGGGCAGCTCGATGGGCGCCACCTTCGCCCTGGAGGCCGCGCTCGCCGCGCCGGAGCTGGTGCGCGGCGCGGTCTCGGTCAACGGCCCCGGCTACTGGCCGGGCCAGGGCATGACCGAGCTGCTCGACCAGCTGATCGGCAATCTGGTCACCGACCGCGCGGGCACCCTGGCCGGCTGGGTCCCCAGCTGGTTCGGCCCGGTGGCGGGCCCGGCGCTGATCGACTGGACGGTGCGGCAGACCCTGGACTCCGGCGTCTTCATCGACGCGCTGCTGCTGGAGGCCGCCGCCTACGACCCGCGGGAGGACCTGCCCCGCCTCGCCGTCCCCGCCGTCTTCGTGCACGGCGTGCTGGACAGCGAGATCCCGCTCGCCGTCTCCGAGAACCTGGCCGCGCTGGCACCGCTCGGCAGCGTGCAGGCCATCGAGGGCGCGGGGCACCTGCCGCACCAGGAGCTGCCCCTGGAGTTCAACCTCGTGCTGCGCGCCGCGCTGGAGCGGATCGAGGCGGAGCAGGGCGCCCTGGCAGTCGCCGCCCGGTGA
- a CDS encoding universal stress protein has translation MTTADGRAAQVLPIAGTPPGPPQPPGILAACDGSDGALWALDRAMSEAERYELPLYLLGVVDPAPGGYPPGMAELVQESIERLSGSMADGLRRALRAVEQARSRPFEGPVSLHVVLGRVVEVLLAASVGQHTLVVGARGNGGFTRLLLGSVSTAAVHHAACPVLVVPAPPARR, from the coding sequence GTGACCACTGCCGACGGCCGCGCCGCCCAGGTGCTCCCGATCGCCGGCACGCCGCCCGGCCCGCCGCAGCCGCCCGGCATCCTGGCCGCCTGCGACGGCTCGGACGGCGCGCTCTGGGCGCTGGACCGCGCGATGTCCGAGGCGGAGCGCTACGAGCTGCCGCTCTACCTGCTCGGCGTGGTCGACCCGGCCCCCGGCGGCTACCCGCCGGGCATGGCCGAGCTGGTGCAGGAAAGCATCGAGCGGCTCAGCGGCAGCATGGCCGACGGTCTGCGCCGCGCGCTGCGCGCGGTCGAGCAGGCCCGCAGCCGACCGTTCGAGGGGCCGGTGTCGCTGCACGTGGTGCTGGGCCGGGTGGTGGAGGTGCTGCTGGCCGCCAGTGTCGGCCAGCACACCCTGGTGGTCGGCGCCCGGGGCAACGGCGGCTTCACCCGCCTGCTGCTCGGCTCGGTCAGCACCGCCGCCGTGCACCACGCGGCCTGCCCCGTCCTCGTGGTCCCGGCCCCGCCGGCCCGCCGCTGA
- the trmB gene encoding tRNA (guanosine(46)-N7)-methyltransferase TrmB, whose translation MTATASTPQPAAQAPAARPSARLSAAPAGYPAPMYPHRATEEQHSERRIRSFQPRRGRMTPAQAGALDRNWDDWGLAIDGSPLDLTKLFGELPVTLEIGFGMGETTAAMAAADPAMGILAADVHTPGHGNLLNLLEQSGAQNVRLAAGDAIILLRDMLPDGCLAGLRVYFADPWPKPKHHKRRLVQAGFLDLVLPRLAPGALVHCATDWEPYAEQMLDVLGARPELVNLHPEGDGSAWTDEERQADGTVPGYAPRPDWRPVTKFERAGLAKGHVVHDLLFRKV comes from the coding sequence GTGACTGCGACTGCCTCCACTCCCCAGCCCGCCGCCCAGGCACCCGCCGCCCGGCCCTCCGCCCGCCTGTCGGCGGCCCCCGCCGGCTACCCGGCCCCGATGTATCCGCACCGGGCCACCGAAGAACAGCACAGCGAGCGGCGGATCCGCAGCTTCCAGCCGCGCCGCGGCCGGATGACCCCGGCCCAGGCCGGTGCGCTGGACCGCAACTGGGACGACTGGGGCCTGGCGATCGACGGCAGCCCGCTCGACCTCACGAAGCTCTTCGGCGAGCTGCCGGTCACCCTGGAGATCGGCTTCGGGATGGGCGAGACCACCGCCGCGATGGCCGCCGCCGACCCGGCGATGGGCATCCTGGCCGCGGACGTGCACACCCCGGGCCACGGCAACCTGCTCAACCTGCTGGAGCAGAGCGGCGCGCAGAACGTCCGGCTGGCCGCCGGCGACGCGATCATCCTGCTGCGCGACATGCTGCCGGACGGCTGCCTGGCCGGGCTGCGGGTCTACTTCGCCGACCCGTGGCCCAAGCCCAAGCACCACAAGCGGCGCCTGGTCCAGGCGGGCTTCCTCGACCTGGTGCTGCCGCGACTGGCCCCGGGCGCGCTGGTGCACTGCGCCACCGACTGGGAGCCGTACGCCGAGCAGATGCTGGACGTGCTCGGCGCCCGCCCCGAGCTGGTCAACCTGCACCCCGAGGGCGACGGCAGCGCCTGGACGGACGAGGAGCGGCAGGCCGACGGCACCGTGCCCGGCTACGCGCCGCGGCCCGACTGGCGCCCGGTGACCAAGTTCGAGCGGGCCGGTCTGGCCAAGGGGCACGTGGTGCACGACCTGCTGTTCCGCAAGGTCTGA